Proteins encoded within one genomic window of Bos indicus isolate NIAB-ARS_2022 breed Sahiwal x Tharparkar chromosome 23, NIAB-ARS_B.indTharparkar_mat_pri_1.0, whole genome shotgun sequence:
- the LOC109576897 gene encoding histone H3.1: MARTKQTARKSTGGKAPRKQLATKAARKSAPATGGVKKPHRYRPGTVALREIRRYQKSTELLIRKLPFQRLVREIAQDFKTDLRFQSSAVMALQEACEAYLVGLFEDTNLCAIHAKRVTIMPKDIQLARRIRGERA; this comes from the coding sequence ATGGCTCGCACTAAGCAGACCGCTCGCAAGTCCACCGGCGGCAAGGCGCCACGCAAGCAGCTGGCCACCAAGGCGGCCCGCAAGAGCGCGCCGGCCACCGGCGGCGTGAAGAAGCCGCACCGCTACCGCCCCGGCACGGTAGCTCTGCGCGAGATCCGCCGCTACCAGAAGTCCACGGAGCTGCTGATCCGCAAGCTGCCGTTCCAGCGGCTGGTGCGCGAGATCGCGCAGGACTTCAAGACCGACCTGCGCTTCCAGAGCTCGGCGGTGATGGCGCTGCAGGAGGCGTGCGAGGCCTACCTGGTGGGACTCTTCGAGGACACCAACCTGTGTGCCATCCACGCCAAGCGCGTCACCATCATGCCCAAGGACATCCAGCTTGCCCGCCGCATCCGCGGGGAGAGGGCCTag
- the LOC109576893 gene encoding histone H1.4-like — translation MSETVPAAPPAPSPAEKTLVKKKARKSTSAPKRKASGPSVSDLITKAVAASKERSGVSLAALKKALAAAGYDVEKNNSRIKLGLKSLVSKGTLVQTKGTGASGSFKLNKKAATGEAKPKAKKAGAAKPKKAAGAAKKPKKSTGAATPKKTAKTTLKKVKPATGAKKVAKSPKKVKTAKPKAAKSPVKAKVNKPKVAKPKAVQPKKATPKK, via the coding sequence ATGTCTGAAACTGTACCTGCCGcgcctcctgctccttctcctgcgGAGAAGACACTGGTGAAGAAAAAGGCGCGCAAGTCCACCAGTGCCCCGAAGCGCAAGGCCTCTGGGCCCTCGGTGTCCGACCTCATCACCAAGGCTGTCGCCGCTTCCAAGGAACGCAGCGGCGTGTCTCTGGCTGCGCTCAAGAAAGCACTGGCGGCCGCCGGCTACGATGTGGAGAAGAACAACAGCCGCATCAAGCTGGGTCTCAAGAGCTTGGTGAGCAAGGGCACCCTGGTGCAGACCAAGGGCACCGGGGCTTCCGGCTCTTTCAAACTCAACAAGAAGGCGGCCACCGGGGAGGCCAAGCCCAAGGCGAAGAAGGCGGGCGCGGCCAAGCCCAAGAAGGCTGCCGGGGCGGCTAAGAAGCCCAAGAAATCCACGGGTGCGGCCACCCCGAAGAAAACCGCTAAGACGACCTTGAAGAAGGTGAAGCCTGCTACTGGGGCGAAGAAAGTGGCCAAAAGCCCGAAAAAGGTGAAGACAGCTAAGCCCAAGGCGGCCAAGAGTCCAGTCAAGGCTAAAGTTAATAAGCCCAAGGTAGCCAAGCCTAAAGCGGTCCAGCCTAAAAAGGCGACCCCCAAAAAGTAG
- the LOC109576913 gene encoding histone H4, which produces MSGRGKGGKGLGKGGAKRHRKVLRDNIQGITKPAIRRLARRGGVKRISGLIYEETRGVLKVFLENVIRDAVTYTEHAKRKTVTAMDVVYALKRQGRTLYGFGG; this is translated from the coding sequence ATGTCTGGACGCGGTAAAGGCGGAAAGGGGCTCGGAAAAGGTGGTGCTAAGCGCCATCGTAAAGTTCTGCGAGATAATATCCAGGGCATCACTAAGCCCGCCATTCGTCGCCTGGCCCGCCGTGGTGGTGTTAAACGGATTTCTGGGCTCATCTACGAGGAGACCCGCGGGGTGCTGAAGGTGTTCCTGGAGAACGTGATCCGGGACGCGGTCACCTACACCGAGCACGCCAAGCGCAAAACTGTCACCGCCATGGACGTGGTCTACGCGCTGAAGCGCCAGGGACGCACTCTCTACGGCTTCGGCGGTTAA
- the LOC109576909 gene encoding histone H2B type 1-C/E/F/G/I — translation MPEPAKSAPAPKKGSKKAVTKAQKKDGKKRKRSRKESYSVYVYKVLKQVHPDTGISSKAMGIMNSFVNDIFERIAGEASRLAHYNKRSTITSREIQTAVRLLLPGELAKHAVSEGTKAVTKYTSSK, via the coding sequence ATGCCGGAACCAGCCAAGTCCGCACCGGCCCCTAAGAAGGGCTCCAAAAAGGCGGTGACCAAGGCTCAGAAGAAGGATGGCAAGAAGCGCAAGCGCAGCCGCAAGGAGAGCTACTCCGTGTACGtgtacaaggtgctgaagcaGGTCCACCCGGACACCGGTATCTCGTCCAAAGCCATGGGAATCATGAATTCGTTCGTGAATGATATTTTCGAGCGCATCGCTGGCGAGGCATCGCGGTTGGCGCATTACAACAAGCGCTCGACCatcacatccagggagatccagaccgCCGTTCGCCTGCTGTTGCccggggagctggccaagcacgccgTGTCTGAGGGCACCAAGGCTGTCACCAAGTACACCAGCTCCAAGTAG
- the LOC109576905 gene encoding histone H2B type 1-M has protein sequence MPEPTKSAPAPKKGSKKAVTKAQKKDGKKRKRSRKESYSVYVYKVLKQVHPDTGISSKAMGIMNSFVNDIFERIAGEASRLAHYNKRSTITSREIQTAVRLLLPGELAKHAVSEGTKAVTKYTSSK, from the coding sequence ATGCCTGAACCCACCAAGTCAGCTCCAGCCCCAAAGAAAGGCTCGAAGAAGGCGGTGACCAAGGCGCAGAAGAAAGATGGCAAGAAGCGCAAGCGCAGCCGCAAGGAGAGCTACTCCGTGTACGtgtacaaggtgctgaagcaGGTCCACCCGGACACCGGCATCTCGTCCAAGGCCATGGGCATCATGAATTCATTTGTCAACGACATCTTCGAGCGCATCGCGGGGGAGGCGTCGCGTCTGGCGCATTACAACAAGCGCTCGACCATCACATCTAGGGAGATCCAGACGGCCGTGCGCCTGCTGTTGCCCGGGGAGTTGGCCAAACACGCCGTGTCCGAGGGCACCAAGGCTGTCACCAAGTACACCAGCTCCAAGTAA